Genomic segment of Bacteroidota bacterium:
GGACTTATTGAGTCGCTCCTTACAGCGTCGATTGTTGATGAGATGACTGATACGACAAGCGACAAAAACAAAGAGTCGCGTGGACAAGGCATCGCAAACATTGTGGCTGGCATGTTTGGCGGCATGGCCGGATGCGCCATGATTGGGCAGTCGGTCATCAACATTAAGTCTGGTGGACGCGGCCGGCTCTCGACGCTCGCTGCCGGTGTTTTCCTGCTGTTCTTCATTCTCGTGTTATCCGATTGGCTCGTCCTGATTCCAATGGGCGCACTGGTGGCCGTAATGTTCATGGTTTCGATTGGCACCTTTGACTGGTCTTCGCTCAAAACCGTGCGGGTTATGCCGGCCAGCGAAACGCTGGTGATGGTAGTTACGGTTGGGACAGTCATCTTTACCCACGATCTCGCAATCGGCGTATTCGTCGGTATTCTACTCAGCGCACTGCTGTTTGCCCGTAAGGTGGCTGAAGTGGCGTTTATGGAAGACAAGTTGAGTGAAGACGGTCGTATCCGCACCTACACGGTAAATGGCAACCTGTTTTTTGTCACCGTTACAGGATTCATCGCGCACTTCGATTTTCTGGAAGATGTAGACGAGATCATCCTCGATCTGAGTCGTGCCCACGTTTGGGATGCTTCAGCGGTTGCTGCTATTGACAAAGCAGTGCTCAAGTTCAGAGACCGGGGAGTGAAGGCACAAGTCATTGGTCTGAATGATGCCAGCGCTTCTCTTCTGGATCGCGTCGGCATCCACGACAAGCCAGGGATGAAAATGGCGATGGGGCACTAAGATTCAAATGCTGGACACTCAGAGAATGCGCTATGCACTATCTCTGAGTTCAAAATCATCCGTTGTAGGGAAATGGGTAGCACCCGTTTGGGTAATCTTTTGCAGCGCATAGCCTTTAAAAGGATTAGGTCGAACGGTGTCTGTCCAGTTAAATACGGCCCGGCGACGGACGATGCCAGTACGCAAGTCATCCGGACAGACCAGGTCGATGCGATTGGCTTCCGGGCCCCAGGCAAACCGCGCACATTCAACAGCGCTCGCCGATTCGTCAATAGCACGTAGCAAGCCGTATGCGGCCTCAGGTTTAGGGATGATGGCTTCTTCGACGATGTCTACGTTTAATACAACCACCTGCTCTTCAAAAAGGGAGACATCTGTTTCCTGAATTTCTGTCACCCGCAAGGTAAGTTGCAATGTAATACCTGTTGTCAACGCGGCTGGCGTAGTTTCTTGCGCCAATGCATTCAGTTGGATTTGTTTAAGCTTGCCGGCCGCAAGCTCAAATTCAGCGTTCTTTGCGCCGCTATCCTGATCCGTTAAGTACAGCAAGATCGGATTGCCTCCGCCGGCTTCTATTTTTTCAACTTTCAAGAAGCCTTTGCTGACAAAATTCTGGCCCCAGTCAAATCTGAGGGACAACAAGCTATCCGGATTATACGCTTTGCGGTCTGTTGCGAAGGTTACCGTACTGCGTTCATTTTCGATTTCACCATCAGGTTTGGTCACGTTGATTTTCATGTTTCTTGTGCCCTGTGTCGCCGCTGATGACAGTCTTCTGTTGTACTCAGGATCCTCAAATTGTACATAGTAGGGCCGCAGCGGTAACCTGAACTTGCTCTCATCAATCCGATGCATGGGAAACGGCATCGTCTGGTAATAATCGTCTGTGTAAGCGGGGTGCCCTAAACGTGCGATCGCAGTTAGCACGCCGCCCGGGGCCAGGCCACCAAACGAACCCTCGAAACTTGTTTTGTCTTTTTCAATGAGGCGGAAGAGGTATGCATTGCCTTCTTCCTTACCAATCAACTCGTATGAGAAGGACGCATCTCCATTTGCAATTTCGATGGAAACCCATTCTTCAATATGATCTTTGATAAAATCGACAACAACGGTATCAGGATCTTGCTCCGGTTCGTCTGATTGCTCCTCTTGCGGTATAAAGGCATCCGGATTTCCCCCTTCAACCTCAATCAGGATGGAGAAAACGAGGTCATTATTCCAGTCAGCGGACAGTGTGCCCGGGCCTGGATTGATTAGCTTCAATTTAAAGCGGAGTGCATCGAAGCCATCACAGTTGGCGAAGAAAGCTTCGTCGGTAGGCACTGTTTCAGCAGCAAGTAAATGATTTGGCTCGAAATAGCTTGCCCATGTTTGCAGGGCGCGCTCACGCCGGCCCGTGTGTGGCAGCGAAACGGGCCGCGGCATGCGATGCTGGACTGGCACGCTGCCAGAAACCATGATTTCGCCTCGGGTATTGTTGCCCGCTTCAAACCCATTTTGGCGGATTAACTGGTTTCGAAATGCAAAAGGTACGCCCGGACGGTTTCCAACAACCATGTAGCGCATTAAACCAGGTAACACAGCTTGCCACCGTTCTGCAAGAGAAGCTTCAGCATTGAACGTTGTCTCGTCGCTTACATTGATGGCCGGCATAGGAGGTGTTGGTAGCACAGGGAGAAACCCTTTGATTGCCTCTGCTCTGAAGTGTTTGGGGAGGCCGGCTACTGGCCGGCCCGTGCGGGCTGCCCGGTACTGAACCTGGTAAGGTTGCGATTGCCACCACAAGGTTCTTTCCGTGTCTTCACTTTCATTCAGCAAACCTGTTGCACCGATATAATCCGGGACCAGTAGCGCCGGATTTTCAGGGGAAGGGGCTGCGCCATACGCAACCTGTATCCGAAGACCACTCAGGCCCCATGGCCATGCGCGGTGGACAACAGCAGCTGTGCTAAGCGCCGGTTTAGTTTCCGGATCTGCGTCTGATGTTATTGTAAATGCTGTTCGGAGTTCTTCATTGAGCGTATCATCACCACGTTCGAGACTGGCCTTGAGTCGTTTTACCGCTGCGGTGTCTGTGAGCTGTGCAATGAGATGCACCAGTTCTGCGTCTTCGCTCTCTGGCGATGGGCCGTAAAGTGATAGTGCACCTTTCTGTGCGATTACGACAAAATGCTTCTTCGTGTTTTTGTCCGGGTCAACATCAACTATGCGCCAGAGACCGGGTATGTAAAGCGGTTGAATACCCACTGCCTGCGGAGGGGCGTATTCAAAAACATTCAGTTGCGGAGGTTCATCGACAGGCGTGGAAACGCGTACGGGCATGGTTTGGCCGCCAAATTGTCCTTCTCTAAATCGCAGATCAGTAACCGAAGCGCGGAGCGGGAATACCCTGCGCGCAAATTTTTCTGGCTGTTCGAGCTCTTTCAGAATGGCATAGCCGTATGTTGCCGTCAGGGTTGCTTTGTTGCGGGTTGTGTCAATATCCGATCCGTCGCCGCGTTCATTGATTTCTCTTAATCTGAGAATGGCAAACGGCGAGTCTGGACATAGCTTGCGGTGTGTTTCTTCTCCCCATTTGATGCTTTCTTCTTCCGTATTGCCGGCATTCAGAAAATGGGATGCAACGGGCTGTAAGGTGCCGGTTGCTTGATCCAGGCACAACAATTCGGCTGAGACGAGCAGCGGAGTGTAGGGATCAACGGCTTGTTTCAATCCCAACCCAAGGTATGGGCTAACGGCAAAGCTGACAGGCGTCGGGTTTGCTCCCGAGGTTGTATTTAAGGCAGCCGGCAGCAGGGTTGCAGCTGCATGGCGCGAAAAGCCTCTTAATCCTTCCGTCATCGTATCGCGGCTAGCAATCAGGCCACTATCCAGTAAATGCATGCCCGGTGCATACCATTTGAATGCATTATCCAGTGTGCGTCCTTTGACCGTACCTGATTCAAAGTGCGATTGGATTTCATCTGGTTGTAAAGCCCGATCGTAGAGTGCGAGCAGAAAGTAGGTACCGCGCCAGGGGACATCGCCTCCAACAATTTCATTACCTAATACGAGCGGGAAATCTTCTACCCAGTTTGAAAAATCGCCGGCATCTGTCCGTTGTGTGATCTGAATACCGTTCAGGTACATCCGCGAGATCCCTGAGCTTTCGTGCACGTAAACGACGTGCAGGCGATCTTCAACCGCAGCGTTTGCCTGAAACGTGGTTTTCTTATACTCCAGACCATTGTTTTCAAGACGGTAACTTACTTCATAGGTGGCATTGCTGGCGCTTCCGCTCCGTTCGTACCCCAGGGTTGCGTTACGGTTAGAGGTACTCTCAGCCAGCGATACAATGCGTGCCGGATCGTCATTGCCCTGGGCCAGGTCTGCTGGCCGAATCCAGGCTTCGATGGTGATTTCGTGGGACGCCTTGCACGCCTGGTTCAACGCCGTCGCTGGGACAACCGATCTCAAAATCATGGAGTTGACGATTTCCAAACCGCCACCCTCTACCCAATTTGCATGGTTATCCGCTGCTTCCAGATTTACCCAGTTGTCTGGAAAACTGATGCGTTTTTGCATTTGTAGATCCAGTGGCGTTGCTGCACCTGATCGATCACGCACAA
This window contains:
- a CDS encoding SulP family inorganic anion transporter → MSKIFGDRRYGLSLPSTKTLKEQWFSNVRADLLAGVVVALALIPEAIAFSIIAGVDPKVGLYASFCIAVVTAFVGGRPGMISAATGAMALVMITLVKEHGLDYLLAATILTGVIQIIFGLFKLGRYMKFVPRAVMIGFVNALAILIFMAQLPLFVGAGWVMYAIVAGGLFIIYVLPRLTTAVPSPLVAIIGLTLVSLMIPNGLSRVGDMGILPSELPFFSLPAVPFSLETFKIILPVSLALAMVGLIESLLTASIVDEMTDTTSDKNKESRGQGIANIVAGMFGGMAGCAMIGQSVINIKSGGRGRLSTLAAGVFLLFFILVLSDWLVLIPMGALVAVMFMVSIGTFDWSSLKTVRVMPASETLVMVVTVGTVIFTHDLAIGVFVGILLSALLFARKVAEVAFMEDKLSEDGRIRTYTVNGNLFFVTVTGFIAHFDFLEDVDEIILDLSRAHVWDASAVAAIDKAVLKFRDRGVKAQVIGLNDASASLLDRVGIHDKPGMKMAMGH
- a CDS encoding LamG domain-containing protein, yielding MQKRISFPDNWVNLEAADNHANWVEGGGLEIVNSMILRSVVPATALNQACKASHEITIEAWIRPADLAQGNDDPARIVSLAESTSNRNATLGYERSGSASNATYEVSYRLENNGLEYKKTTFQANAAVEDRLHVVYVHESSGISRMYLNGIQITQRTDAGDFSNWVEDFPLVLGNEIVGGDVPWRGTYFLLALYDRALQPDEIQSHFESGTVKGRTLDNAFKWYAPGMHLLDSGLIASRDTMTEGLRGFSRHAAATLLPAALNTTSGANPTPVSFAVSPYLGLGLKQAVDPYTPLLVSAELLCLDQATGTLQPVASHFLNAGNTEEESIKWGEETHRKLCPDSPFAILRLREINERGDGSDIDTTRNKATLTATYGYAILKELEQPEKFARRVFPLRASVTDLRFREGQFGGQTMPVRVSTPVDEPPQLNVFEYAPPQAVGIQPLYIPGLWRIVDVDPDKNTKKHFVVIAQKGALSLYGPSPESEDAELVHLIAQLTDTAAVKRLKASLERGDDTLNEELRTAFTITSDADPETKPALSTAAVVHRAWPWGLSGLRIQVAYGAAPSPENPALLVPDYIGATGLLNESEDTERTLWWQSQPYQVQYRAARTGRPVAGLPKHFRAEAIKGFLPVLPTPPMPAINVSDETTFNAEASLAERWQAVLPGLMRYMVVGNRPGVPFAFRNQLIRQNGFEAGNNTRGEIMVSGSVPVQHRMPRPVSLPHTGRRERALQTWASYFEPNHLLAAETVPTDEAFFANCDGFDALRFKLKLINPGPGTLSADWNNDLVFSILIEVEGGNPDAFIPQEEQSDEPEQDPDTVVVDFIKDHIEEWVSIEIANGDASFSYELIGKEEGNAYLFRLIEKDKTSFEGSFGGLAPGGVLTAIARLGHPAYTDDYYQTMPFPMHRIDESKFRLPLRPYYVQFEDPEYNRRLSSAATQGTRNMKINVTKPDGEIENERSTVTFATDRKAYNPDSLLSLRFDWGQNFVSKGFLKVEKIEAGGGNPILLYLTDQDSGAKNAEFELAAGKLKQIQLNALAQETTPAALTTGITLQLTLRVTEIQETDVSLFEEQVVVLNVDIVEEAIIPKPEAAYGLLRAIDESASAVECARFAWGPEANRIDLVCPDDLRTGIVRRRAVFNWTDTVRPNPFKGYALQKITQTGATHFPTTDDFELRDSA